The following DNA comes from Eretmochelys imbricata isolate rEreImb1 chromosome 2, rEreImb1.hap1, whole genome shotgun sequence.
ATTGACAGGACCACAGCGctcactagggggcactgtgctgcagggggcgctctcggcactgactgacaggaccccagagcgcactagggggcgccgggctgcagggggcgctctcggctctgagtgacaggaccccagagcgcactgggggcgccgtgctgcagggggcgctctcggctctgactgacaggaccccagagcgcactagggggcgccgtgctgcagggggcgctctcggctctgattGACAGGACCACAGCgctcactagggggcgctgtgctgcagggggcgctctcggcactgactgacaggaccccagagcgcgctagggggcgccgtgctgcagggggcgctctcggctctgactgacaggaccccagagcgcactagggggcgccgtgctgcagggggcgctctcggcactgactgacaggaccccagagcgcactagggggcgccgggctgcagggggcgctctcggctctgactgacaggaccccagagcgcactagggggcgccgtgctgcagggggcgctctcggctctgactgacaggaccccagagcgcactagggggcgccgggctgcagggggcgctctcggctctgactgacaggaccccagagcgcactagggggcgccgggctgcagggggcgctctcggctctgactgacaggaccccagagcgcgctagggggcgccgtgctgcagggggcgctctcggctctgactgacaggaccccagagcgcgctagggggcgccgtgctgcagggggcgctctcggctctgactgacaggaccccagagcgcactagggggcgccgtgctgcagggggcgctctcggctctgagtgacaggaccccagagcgcactagggggcgccgggctgcagggggcgctctcggctctgagtgacaggaccccagagcgcgctagggggcgccgtgctgcagggggcgctctcggctctgactgacaggaccccagagcgcgctagggggcgccgtgctgcagggggtgCTCTCGGCTCTGattgacaggaccccagagcgcgctagggggcgccgtgctgcagggggcgctctcggctctgagtgacaggaccccagagcgcgctagggggcgccgtgctgcagggggcgctctcggctctgactgacaggaccccagagcgcgctagggggcgccgtgctgcagggggcgctctcggctctgactgacaggaccccagagcgcactagggggcgccgtgctgcagggggcgctctcggctctgactgacaggaccccagagcgcgctagggggcgccgtgctgcagggggcgctctcggctctgagtgacaggaccccagagcgcgctagggggcgccgtgctgcagggggcgctctcggcactgactgacaggaccccagagcgcgctagggggcgccgtgctgcagggggcgctctcggctctgactgacaggaccccagagcgcactagggggcgccgtgctgcagggggcgctctcggctctgattgacaggaccccagagcgcgctagggggcgccgtgctgcagggggcgctctcggctctgagtgacaggaccccagagcgcgctagggggcgccgtgctgcagggggcgctctcggctctgattGACAGGACCACAGCGCtcactagggggcgccgtgctgcagggggcgctctcgactctgactgacaggaccccagagtgcactagggggcgccgtgctgcagggggcgctctcggctctgagtgacaggaccccagagcgcgctagggggcgccgggctgcagggggcgctctcggctctgactgacaggaccccagagcgcactagggggcgctgtgctgcagggggcgctctcggctctgactgacaggaccccagagcgcactagggggcgccgggctgcagggggcgctctcggctctgactgacaggaccccagagcgcactagggggccgtgctgcagggggcgctctcggctctgattGACAGGACCACAGCGCtcactagggggcgccgtgctgccgGAGATGCAGATTTAAGATGAAACATAAAACTAGGTCCTGAGTTAATCCCAGCTCAGATGAATCAATGCTGCCTCCTTAAACCCTCCTGTTGATTTGAGTTGGATCCAGGATTCCTCTTCACTTGTTCTAAGCTGCTGTTCAGAGTGGTTGTACAGGCctgctccagaggtggctgcacttgcATGGAGAGAGCAGCGATTGCTCTCTAtggtttgtgaagcacttggtATTACCCAGCCCTACGTCCTAGCCTCCCCATGGCCCGTCCCCTTCCCTAGCATCCCTGTCTGCAGACTCAATAGTGTCTCAACCCGCCCTGAGGgacccagagcacccagggaccGTCCTGGGCACGGGGACCCAGCCTGAGCCGATGTTGTCATCTCCCTGCAGGGATCTGCTTGGGAAGGAGCCGCAGGAGAAGCTGGACATCAAGCTGAACCCTGACGGGAGTGGGCAGCTCCACGTGCCGGGCCTGACCAGTGTGGAGGTGCCGGGGCTCCGGGAGATCCGAAAGGTACCAGGGGACGGGACAAAGCCACCCATGGCCttcgggtgcaggaggagtgagggggcagggcaTCTGAGTTATACTGGCAGGGGTGGAGCTAAGAGGGGCGGAGTCCTGCTCATGAATTGGTGAAACCTGGTCCAGCCGCCCGTCTGCTTGCTCCCTTTGCTAGTGCCAGTGACTCAGGCCGGCGCTCCCCGGCAGCTTCGCCTAGCAGAGCGGGAGGTTCCCCGCAGCTGCCGTGTCttggagggtggggctgggggctgtgagGTTCACTCCTGGTGGGTTCATTCCCTCGGCCTTTGGGTCTGTCTCAGATGCTGTCGCTGGGGAAGAGGAACCGGGCGACCTACTGCACCAACATGAACGAGCGCAGCTCCCGGTCCCACGCCCTGCTCACCGTCACCATCACCGGCACCAACTGCAGCACCGGGACCAAGACCTCAGGTACCCACTGCCGCGGACCTGCGCCACAATCCTCTCCTGGACCCCCCGGCCTGCTCCGCTtcgccccctgctggctgctgcgcACAGAGGAGGGAAGCCCTGGGACAGCCTGGGGGCGGCAGAGCCACCCGAATCTGACGGTCCACAGCGGCAGCTGATGGACAGGAGGCgaggaagagggctgggggctttGGACGTCATGGTCAGTGCTGGGGACACACTGATTCAGGATTTccggggggtggaggaggaactTGAGGCTTGGTGCTTGTGGGAGGCCCCTGAGCCTTCCTCCGGCCACCCCCACgcaggggcagagctgtggggggcagaggtccCACGGAGGCTGCACTGAGGTAAGACCAGGCTTCTCAGGGACAAGGTGGGGTTCTTAGGCAGGAATGGCTGGCTGAGGAGGTGTCAAGTTGCCCGGGGCTCGCTCAGGGGAGGGTTGGCTCTGATTCCAGGGCAGTGACCGGCCGTTGTTCCTGGCTGCCAGCCAGCCTGCACGGGTCTATGCTGGCTCGGGCCTATGCTGCAGTTTGGTGGGGTAGACGCtgggactcaggctggagcctgggctctgggaccctgcaatgGGCGAAGATCCCAAGGCCGAAGTTAAACATCCCCGTAGCGAGAGGCCGAGTCTGATAagacaggccagctgtgggtgtttaattgcagtataggtATACCCTGTGAAACGAGTTGGCTGGGCCCCAGGCTGGATCCCCATGGATATGCCTCACCCTCTCAGaagaacagaagaacggccagactgggtcagaccaatggtccatctagcccagtgtcctgtctgccgacagtggccaatgccaggtgccccagagggaattgaacagaatagggaatcatcaagtgatccatcccctgtctcccattcccagcttctgcaaacagaggctcgggacaccatccctgcccatcctggctactagccactgatggacctatcctccatgaagttcttttttgaaccctgttatggtcttggccttcacaacagcctctggcaaggagttccacaggttgactgtgcgttgtgtgaagcaaTACTGccttttggttgttttaaacctgctgcctattaatttcatttggtggcccctggttcttgtgttatgagaaggagtaaataacacttccttatttactttctccacaccagtcacgattttatagacctctgtcatatccccccttagtcgtctcttttccaagctgaaaagtcccagtcttattaatctctcctcctacagaAGCCGTTCCAGTCCCctcgtcatttttgttgcccttttctgaaccttttccaattccaatagatctgttttgagatggggcgaccacatctgcatgcagtattcaaggtgtgggcataccgtggatttatatagaagcaataagatattttctgtcttagtatcgatccctttcttaatgattcccaacagtctgttcgttttttggctgccgctgcacagtgagtggatgttttcagagaactatccacagtgactccaagatctctttcttgagtggtaacagctaatttagaccccatcattttctatgtcgagttgggattatgttttccagtgtgcagtactttgcattgatcaacattgATAAATGCAACTCTCAAATGTTCACCAAGAAGCCGCTGTACTGGGGCTCTCCGGGTGAGCCGTGGAACCCCTATAGGGCAGggctaatgggggtggggggagctcgtCCTGGCACTGCCTGATCTGCACAGGGCTCCACCTGGTAGGGCCACCGACCCACTAACGCTGAATTCACACCGTGGCCCTACTGCATCCAATTGCGTCCTTTAGTGATCAGTGCTCCAGAGACCTTGCACCCTGATCCTCGCCTGTCCTCTAGGCCATGGCTCATGCTGAGTCTTGCAGTAGCAGCTAGAAGCCGGAGTGGGGGTGTCCCCCCGTGCTTGCCGCTGGAAGTATGCGCAGGAAACGACGGCCCCCCCAGGGGCTGACAGGCTGAACACTCATCCCCTTGGCAGGGGCCCAACACTGCAGCCCTGTGCTAGGGCATGAGCCCCTGACAGTGAAATGGACGAGAAACAAGGTGGAACTGACCAGGCTGCTGTCCTTGTCCAAGTGACCCAGACCCAGGGAGGGAACCGCCAGCCTCCCGCCTGCAGTCTCTGAACGCTTGGCCATGGTCAGCATcgtggggggtgggatggggggagggtgtttATTAACCACCCAGCATTAGGGCCACCCTTTTGCCCTAGGGTGCTGGCCTCTGTTTTCACAGCCACAACTCACGGCCCCATAATAGTCTGCGGGTGCAGTTCAGGTCGCTGGGTGATCAATGTACCAGGCTGTCCCCGCAGGGCAGTGGCTTTTGTGGTCTGAATTGCAGACTCAGATTTATCACCATTGGTGCAAAATTGTGCTCCCAGAATGGAGAGATCCCcgcttgaaaatctggctctccTCTCTTTGTGGGGCAGTGTTAGGTGTGGTTCGGTGCTGGGGGTCCAGTGCCAGCTGGAGGGGGAACGAGGGGATCtggagggtgggcagggaggggctgtggcTCCCCCAAGAGCACCCCACACCTGGCCCCTTCCTGGCAGACCCAGCCCTTCCTGGCTCCCCAGAGCCTGCCGCACAAAGCCCAGACTCTCCTCTTGTGTCTCCGGCACCCCAGGGAAGCTGAATCTGGTGGACCTGGCAGGTTCTGAGCGGGTCTGGAAGTCGGGGGCGCAGGGCGAGCGGCTGAAGGAAGCTCAGAACATTAACAAGTCCCTGCTGGCCCTGGGGGAGGTGATCCAGGCCCTCAGAGCCAAGCAGGGCCACGTGCCTTTCCGCAACTCTAAGCTCACCTACCTGCTGCAGGACTCCCTGGGCAAGGGCAACAAGACTGTAATGATGGTGCAGGTAGGTACCGCCGAGCCCGGGGCATGCTGAGGAATGGCTGCACTGCATGCTGGGGCTCCACAGGCCTGCACCCGAAATGCCTCATGGAAATTCGCCATTCTGTGACAGAGAAAAGGGGGAATGACCGTTGTTGTTTGCGTAGGGCCTACATTATTTCACCCCGTGCTGCTGCCTCTGACCAGTAGGGAGAACGCTGCTGATTAACAGACTTCCCAGCCCAGGATGATACAGGGATCGCGGAGGGCTCGATTAGTTCCTGCTCGGCTGAGCAGCGAGGCCATGTCatcccacccccgcaccccccaccgAGAGGGCGGCTCAGCACCCACGTCCGTTATTACCGTGATGAGGGACCCCTGTGTGGGGGTAGGACTCTGGGGGATGGGGCCCGCTACCCCTTGGTGGTGAAAGCGGGTTATTTTAACCAGGCCCCCTTACTCCGTCCATCTCTCCCCCCCAGATCTCGCTACTGGAGAAGAACGCGGGGGAGACCATGTGTTCCCTGAAGTTCGCCCAGCGCGTCTGCAaggtggagctgggcccagcaTCCCGCAGGATCGACTCCTGGGGCCGGAGCGAGCTCTGAGCCCGCCTGGCCCCGTTCCCGGGCCCAAGATGCAGGCAGCAACCCCACCTCTCTCCAGCTGTGGTACAGCAAGGAGGCACCGGGGCAGGGTACGCAGCGGCCGTCAGCTGGGAGGGAGCAATCACATGCAACAGCCAGCGCATCCACGGGGTAGTGGGGGCGTCTGGTCCCAGACACCAGGCTGCGGGTGGAGCCCTGGTCCTAAGCCCAGCaacagggcagagaagcaggggaagggaagggccTGGCCTGGGCTGACCGTGCGATGCTGGTTCCCTCTGCCCACTAGCGGGTACCCCGGCACACTGTCCCCAGCTCGGCAGCTGGGCTGTGATTTCCTCCAGCCATGGGGCCCCTCTCGGGCCAGACACCTGCCCTGAGCAGGACCACTCTGGGCCCATTCGGACTAGGAGACGTGCCCCCGCCCATTACCCTTGTAGTACAGGTCGCCCAGCCCCCCATGCTGGGTATTGGCAGCCCTTGTCCACACCGTGCTCCCCTCTGCTGGCCCCGATGACAGAGGAAAGCTGTGTGGGAGAATGGGCTCCCACCCTGCAACTGTTATTGTAGGCCCTATCATAACGGTAGGGCATGCTCCCTGCGTGTGTGTAAAGCACACAGAGAGTCACCCTGCCCTCCGAATGGGCAAATAGGAGACCAGCAGggccttgcccccaccccacagcaatgCCCCCACATACTGCCTGACAATTGCTGAGCAGTCACTGGCTTGAACAATCACGCATGCTCCTCCGCACACACATGTCTGAATGCATATGCAAAGCCAGGCAAATGTGCACCAACATCCCCCCGGCCACCCATGCTGGGGGAGATCACGGAGGACTCATCTTCCCCGCCGCTCCTCGAACCCGAGCTCTGTGCCAGGAGTTAATTAGTGCAATAGCCTGGAGGCAGGCATCCTCATGCCCACGCTGCTGGCCCcctccacagcaccccctgctggaatAGCTAGGAGCCCCCCCATAGCCGGTGCTGCCCCACTCCTTGCAGTTGCCCCCTGCTGGAGTAGCTGggcactcccctcccagccagtGCTCCCGCCCCACCGCCTGCCAGGAGAGGCCCTTCATGCCCCGTCCCCAGGTCTGCGTCCCTGGCAGTCGGGTtgctgggggagggctggggcccCCAGGCTGTGTTTGTGCTACTTGAGCCCTATTCCCGCTGGGCGCTCGTAGGGGCAATAAAGAGGAACCTTTGCATCCCCAGCCTGTTCTTGATGCTGCCTTATTAGGgtgaggagcccagctctgagacatccctccccctcccacctcttccctgcctcccacgGGACCCTGTGTCTCCTGCATCCTCAGCCAGTTTGtggcctcccccccacccccacagcaaaGAACCTgctgtccccagcctctgcaaTCCCCACAGGTAGTCCTGGGCCCCCAACTGGTGGGACCCAGCCCCAAACACAGTCTCATAGCCCATGCTCCTGTGCCCTGGCAGAGGGGTTAGGCTTTGTATTTCCTGACATGGGTTCCCGCactcatggggggcggggggggttgccAAGCACAGCAGGGGGCAGATGGTGAAGCCCCCCACCCCTACTGCTGCCTGCGGTTGCCCTCACATTgctcccattcccaccccccGTAGTGAGTAGCAGATGGACCTGGGGCTGGAACAGGACAggctcagggagctggggggagcaggctGTGGGTCAGCGTAGGGCAGGGGCAGGTGATGGGGTCAGCACAGTGAGCGGCACGGCCAAGTCTCCATTCGCCTTTATTCATAGCTGTGCGTGCGTGAGCACACTTTACACACATACCCCCCCCACGGTCTCCACCCCACCCGCTCACTTTCCCACTGGGGCTggccggaggaggggcagggctggcccgggctgccccagcccctgggagcCACCCCgcccttcctccagcccagccTCTGGGCCCTGCTCCCCTGGGAAGGCTCCCGGGCCATGCTGCAGCACGCACCGCTGCAACCTAACCCCCGCGGCTAGGCCACGCTGCGTGCTGGGCCTGCAGGCTGCGTGGTGCAGGTCAGGGGCTCGGGAGGGGCtggtctctggggcagggccggTGGGGAGCTGCCCTTTCCCAGCTTTTGGCCTTTATTGCACGTTTAGCATCAGCCATCGCCCAGCAGCCGCGCTGCTGCCCCGCCGGAAAGGGGCTGCCCCCGTGTCCCTCAGAACCCCCCGTACTGGGGGGGCACCAGATGCTGGGTGTGCCAGGGCGGAGGCGCCGTGGGAGGGGCGTGTCTGGCCTTGCTGCGGGGGAGGGCCGGGAGGGCGCTGTCCAGGTCCATGGGGACGcccagcagtgggggaagggccgCTGGCAAGGGCTGGGGCACAAGGTCCCAGTAGGCTGGGCTGACGTAGGCAGCGGGGCAGTAGCTGAGGTAGGGCAGCccggggatggggggaaaggcaAAACAAGTGGGGATGAGCGGGGTCAGGCCCATAGCGTAGGAGGGGGGGAGCTGGTGCATGGGGGACACTGGCGGGGTGCGGCACGTGGAGCCCTCTGAGTCGGAGCTGCTGCTCGGGaaggcctggagcagctgggggcacTTGGCCAGAGCCGGGGGCTGTGGGCTGCCTGGGCTCTTTTCATCCAAGGGCAGCGTCGAGGCAGAGGAGGAGCGAGTCCTTGGGATGCCAGGGCCCCTGGAGGGGTAGTTGGGGCTGCCAGGGGCCCTCAGCGCAGCGGGGGAAGGAAGCGGAAAGGGAGAGGGCTCCTGGCACTCCGGGTGCAGAGAcctccccagcctgggcagccccTGACCCCCGGGCTGCTCGTTCAAGTCCACCTTGTGCAGGTTCTGCAGCAGGGACTGGATGGAAAAGGAAGTGTCCAGCCGGGGCCTGGCCTGCGGGGCCTGAGTCTCTGGATCGGCCCCAGGTGCGGGAACTCTAGCGCCCACGCTGGCTGCAGGCAGCATCTGCTGGGGGCCCCCCCTGTAGTGCTGCCCGTGCAGGATGAAGGGGGCCAGGTCGCTGGCGAAGGAGGCCGCCTCCTGCCGGGAGATGGCCGTGTTCTGCAGCTTCAGGGCTTCCGGGGGGATCCGGCTCACGTCCACCGTCCAGAAATTCCCTTTGGCCTTGGGCTTCGCGGGATCCTTCagcagctgccggggagagagCGAGACGGGCTCAacctgtgggaggggggaggtctCCAGGGACAGAGCTCCCCAGAGTCAGAGACCCCCCACATcagcctgccccccactgccagcCAGCCCTCCATTTCCTGTTTACCCCTCTCACTGCCAGCCTGaccccatcccctgtcatccccACACCCCAtaatccccacccccccactgccagcctgCCCTCCATACCCAATCTTCCCCACCCTGTCAGCCTGCCCCATGCCCCGTTAACTCCACCCCCCACTTCCAGCCTGCCCCCCATTTCCTGTTTACCCCACCCACTGCCAGCCTGCCCTCCATACCCCATCatctccaccacccccactgccAGCCTGCCTTCCATACCTGTCATCCCTACCCTGCCAgcctgccccatgccccattaaccccaccccccactgccagCCTGCTTCCCATGTCCTGTcatcctccccactgccagcctgtCACCACATAGCCCAttaaccccacccccactgccagTCTGCCCCCCATGTCCTGTTTatcccccccactgccaggctgACCCCCATTCCCCATCATCCCTACCCCCAATATTACCAGCCTGCCCACCATACCCCATCACCATCACCCCACCGCCAGTCTGCCCCCGGTGTCTGTGGCCCCGGCCCAGCGCTCACCTTGGAGAAGCAGCGGTTGGAGGACAGGTTGTGGCGGATGGAGTCCTTCCAGCCCTGGTAGCCCTCGGTGAAGAAGGGGAAGAGG
Coding sequences within:
- the FOXH1 gene encoding forkhead box protein H1, whose product is MEQTPPKKKKYSRHRKPPYTYLAMIALVIQASPGRKLKLSQIIQEIGALFPFFTEGYQGWKDSIRHNLSSNRCFSKLLKDPAKPKAKGNFWTVDVSRIPPEALKLQNTAISRQEAASFASDLAPFILHGQHYRGGPQQMLPAASVGARVPAPGADPETQAPQARPRLDTSFSIQSLLQNLHKVDLNEQPGGQGLPRLGRSLHPECQEPSPFPLPSPAALRAPGSPNYPSRGPGIPRTRSSSASTLPLDEKSPGSPQPPALAKCPQLLQAFPSSSSDSEGSTCRTPPVSPMHQLPPSYAMGLTPLIPTCFAFPPIPGLPYLSYCPAAYVSPAYWDLVPQPLPAALPPLLGVPMDLDSALPALPRSKARHAPPTAPPPWHTQHLVPPQYGGF